The genomic segment AAGGGTGGCACGCCTGCCAACTTCCTGATGGAACATGAGCAGATAACCTATCCTGAGGCGCTGCGTTGGCTAGCTAAGAAATACAATATCGAGATCGTCGAGAAGGAGATGACTGACGAGGAGCGTGAGGCACAGAGCGAGCGCGAGTCGATGTTCATCGTCAATGAGTGGGCGAAGGACTGGTTCCACGACATCCTGAAGAATGATCCTGATGGCATTGCGATAGGAAAGCAGTATTTTCGCAGTCGCGGCGTGCGCGATGATATCATTGAGAAGTTCCAATTGGGCTATGCGCCTCAGAAACGTGATGCATTGGCGCAGGCCTCTAAGACTAAGGGCTATAAGCCTGAGTTCCTAGTGAAGACGGGACTTTGTATCGAGGGCGAGAAAGGGGTGTATGACCGATATGCTGGTCGTGCCATCTTCCCTTGGTTCAATGTGAGCGGCAAGGTGGTGGCTTTTGGGGGCCGTGTGCTGGACAGTCGTACAAAAGGTGTGGCACAAAAGTATGTCAACTCGCCCGACTCGGATATCTACCACAAGGAGCGCGAACTCTATGGCATCTACCAGGCTAAGAAGGCCATCGTGAAGGAAGACCGCGTGTTCATGGTGGAGGGGTATACCGACGTGATTGCCATGCATCAGGCTGGCATCGAAAACGTGGTGGCTAACAGTGGTACGGCGCTGTCTACCTACCAGATACATATGCTGCACCGCTTTACGAATAATATCACCCTGCTTTATGATGGCGATGAGGCAGGTATCCATGCGGCCATGCGAGGCACGGACATGCTGCTGGAGGAGGGGATGAACATCAAAGTGCTGTTGCTACCTGATGGCGATGATCCTGACTCGTTTGCACGCAAGCACTCAACAGAGGAACTGAAGCAATATATCGAGGAGAACCAAACGGACTTCATCACCTTTAAGAGTCGCCTCACCGTAGAGAACGTCACTGACCCAGTGAAACGCTCTGAGGCTATAGGTGGTATTGTGAAGAGTATTTCTGTGATTCCTGATCAGATTCTGCGCTCAACCTATCTCAGCGACTTTGCTCATCGTATCAATATGAAGGAGCAGACGCTGATTGTTGAGATGAATAAGTTCATCCAGAAGAACCTGGAGGATAAAGAGAAGGATAGCGCACGACAGCAGGGACGCGAGCCCCAACAAGAGCAGGAGTTGCCACGGCCTGAGGTGAACGAGGACGACTTGCTGTCACTACACTCACCCACGGAGCAGGCTTCGCAAGTGGAGCAGATGTTGGTGCGCGAGATTGTTCGCCATGGCGAGGAGATAATCTTCGAGAATATCGAGACTGAGGATGGTGGAACCGTCTCGCTCAACGTGGCTCAGTATGTGAACTTCGACCTGACGCAGGACGGACTCTCATTTGCTCTTCCCATCCACAACCAGATACTGGCTGAGGCTGTAGAACAGAGCGAGAAGCCTGACTTCAAGGCCGAGTCGTATTTTTGTAATCATGCCGATGTGCAGGTCAGTCAACTGGCCACCCGCCTGGCCATCGACCGTCATCAGTTGGGTGGACGCTTCGTATTGGAACCTCGCGAGGGGTCGTTGCGGCAGCGCGTGCTTCATCTTGTGATGGACTTCCGCCTCAACATTGTAGAGAATAGATTGAAAGAGATTCAGCGTCAGTTGCAACAGGTGGGCTCTGATGTTGAGAAAATGATGAAATTATTAAAAGAACATAAGGAAACCAAAGAGATTCGCGATGAACTGGCGAAACGCCTGGGCTCCGATCTCGTTGTCTAAAACGAATTATGTATTACATTCAGAAAAAATTAGAAGTATCAGCCAGCCATCACTTGGTGCTGGACTATGAGAGTAAGTGTTCAAACTTGCACGGTCACAATTGGATTATCACCCTTTATTGCCGTGCTAAGGAGTTAAACCAAAATGGTATGGTGGTCGACTTTACAGAGATTAAACGTAATATCAAGGGTAAGTTAGACCATCAGAATTTGAACGATGTACTGCCCTTCAATCCAACGGCAGAGAATATTGCCCGTTGGTGTGTAGAGCAGATTCCTACCTGCTACCGTGCTGAGGTGCAGGAGAGTGAGGGCAACTTGGCAGCCTATGAAGAGGATTAATAACATATTCTATTCATTGCAGGGTGAGGGACGCAACACAGGTCGTGCTGCTGTCTTCATCCGCTTTGCCGGTTGTAACCTGCGTTGCTCGTTTTGCGATACGGAATTTGAGACCTATCGCGAGATGAGTAGTGAGGAGATAATGGCAGAGGTTGAGGCACTCTTACCTCATACCTCATGCCTCAAACCTCTTGTTGTCCTGACGGGTGGTGAGCCCACCTTGCAGGTTGATGAGACTTTCGTGGACTTCCTGCATGAGCATGGCTATGAGGTGGCCATGGAGAGTAATGGCACACGTCCTGCTCCCAAGAATCTCGACTGGCTTACGGTATCGCCTAAGCAAAAGCCTGTTCACCAGCGTTGCAGCGAGGTGAAGGTGGTCTTTACGGATGCCGACCATGTGTCGGACTTTGGGCTCGAGGCCGACTACTATTACCTGCAGCCTTGCGACACAGGCGACGCTCAGCGCAACAAGGTTATCACGCAGACCTGTGTAGAGTATATCAAACAGCATCCGCAATGGCGGCTTTCGCTACAGACCCACAAACTTATTGATATAGAGTGATGAACCTCGATTTACGATTTCCGATCCTCTAACCCCTAACTTCTAACCCCCCAAAAACAATGACCTGGCAAGCTATCTTAATCCTCATTTATCAGATAATAGTCATCGCGACTATTATTCACGTGGTGATGGATAATCGTCAACCTTCCAAGACGATGGCATGGGCTATGGTCATCTATTTTGTACCTGTTGCTGGCGTGGTGGCCTATCTGTTCTTTGGCATCAATACACGCAGGGAACGTATGGTGAGCAGCAGGTCGATGGACCAGTTGACCAAACGCTCGATGTTGGAGTTTGTGGAACAGCGTAACTTGCAACTGCCCGAGTCGCATCGCTCAGTGATGGATCTCTTTGTGAACCAAAGCTTTTCTTTGCCCTTTAATAATAATAAGGTGGAAATCCTGACTAGTGGTTATGACTTTGTTCCGTCGTTGTTGCACGATATTGCTCAGGCCACCAATCATATACATATCGATATGTATATCTTCGAGGACGATGCTTTGGGACGACTTATCTCAGATGCTTTGATTGATAAGGTTCATGAGGGTGTAGAGGTGCGTGTCATCTATGATGATGTGGGCTGCTGGGGCGTGAAGAAGGAATTCTTTGAGCGTATGCGTATTGAGGGAATTGAGGTGGAGCCCTTCCTGCCTGTTCGTTTCCCTACCTTTGCACGTAAGGTGAACTATCGCAACCACCGTAAACTCATTGTGATTGATGGTAAGGTGGGCTATGTAGGAGGCATGAACCTTGCACTCCGCTATGTGAAAGGTCGCAACAACCGTGGGTGGCGCGACACGATGTTGCGTATTGAGGGTGGTGGCGTCTGCTCTATCCAGAGGGCTTTCCTGGTTGACTGGTATTTTGTTGACCGTACGCTACTCAGTGATCGTAAGTACTATCCCATCAATGAGCATGCTATGATGAATAATAATGCTCAGTGCGTGGTTCAGACCATTACCTCGGCTCCCTTGGCTCCTTATCCTGAGATTATGCAGGGTTTTGTGCGTATCATCTTGGGAGCCAAGAAGTATGTCTATATCCAGACACCTTATTTCCTGCCTACCGATGCCGTGTTCTTTGCTCTGAAGACAGCCGTTACTTCTGGCGTTGATGTGAGGGTGATGGTGCCTAAGAATACGGATGGCTGGTTTGTGGAGTGGGGTAGCAGGAGCTATCTGCGTGAGGCTCATGAGGCAGGCATCCGCGTGATGCTCTACGAGGAAAAGTTCCTACATGCCAAGATGATGGTGTGTGACGACTCGCTCTGTACCTGTGGTTCTACGAACATTGACTTCCGAAGCTTCGAGAATAACTTTGAATCGAATACCTTTGTCTATGACGAGGACGTGGCCCAGCAGATGAAGCAGGTGTTCCTGCAAGATGCAGAACATACCATTCCTTTGACAAGTTTGCCAAAGCTCATCCGTCCACGTTTCTTTGCTCGCCTGGGTG from the Prevotella sp. E15-22 genome contains:
- a CDS encoding 6-carboxytetrahydropterin synthase is translated as MYYIQKKLEVSASHHLVLDYESKCSNLHGHNWIITLYCRAKELNQNGMVVDFTEIKRNIKGKLDHQNLNDVLPFNPTAENIARWCVEQIPTCYRAEVQESEGNLAAYEED
- the cls gene encoding cardiolipin synthase, translating into MTWQAILILIYQIIVIATIIHVVMDNRQPSKTMAWAMVIYFVPVAGVVAYLFFGINTRRERMVSSRSMDQLTKRSMLEFVEQRNLQLPESHRSVMDLFVNQSFSLPFNNNKVEILTSGYDFVPSLLHDIAQATNHIHIDMYIFEDDALGRLISDALIDKVHEGVEVRVIYDDVGCWGVKKEFFERMRIEGIEVEPFLPVRFPTFARKVNYRNHRKLIVIDGKVGYVGGMNLALRYVKGRNNRGWRDTMLRIEGGGVCSIQRAFLVDWYFVDRTLLSDRKYYPINEHAMMNNNAQCVVQTITSAPLAPYPEIMQGFVRIILGAKKYVYIQTPYFLPTDAVFFALKTAVTSGVDVRVMVPKNTDGWFVEWGSRSYLREAHEAGIRVMLYEEKFLHAKMMVCDDSLCTCGSTNIDFRSFENNFESNTFVYDEDVAQQMKQVFLQDAEHTIPLTSLPKLIRPRFFARLGESFMRLLSPLM
- a CDS encoding radical SAM protein produces the protein MKRINNIFYSLQGEGRNTGRAAVFIRFAGCNLRCSFCDTEFETYREMSSEEIMAEVEALLPHTSCLKPLVVLTGGEPTLQVDETFVDFLHEHGYEVAMESNGTRPAPKNLDWLTVSPKQKPVHQRCSEVKVVFTDADHVSDFGLEADYYYLQPCDTGDAQRNKVITQTCVEYIKQHPQWRLSLQTHKLIDIE
- the dnaG gene encoding DNA primase, producing MIDRATVDKIIDAARIVDVVGEFVTLKKSGVNYKGLCPFHDDRNPSFMVSPSKNICHCFVCGKGGTPANFLMEHEQITYPEALRWLAKKYNIEIVEKEMTDEEREAQSERESMFIVNEWAKDWFHDILKNDPDGIAIGKQYFRSRGVRDDIIEKFQLGYAPQKRDALAQASKTKGYKPEFLVKTGLCIEGEKGVYDRYAGRAIFPWFNVSGKVVAFGGRVLDSRTKGVAQKYVNSPDSDIYHKERELYGIYQAKKAIVKEDRVFMVEGYTDVIAMHQAGIENVVANSGTALSTYQIHMLHRFTNNITLLYDGDEAGIHAAMRGTDMLLEEGMNIKVLLLPDGDDPDSFARKHSTEELKQYIEENQTDFITFKSRLTVENVTDPVKRSEAIGGIVKSISVIPDQILRSTYLSDFAHRINMKEQTLIVEMNKFIQKNLEDKEKDSARQQGREPQQEQELPRPEVNEDDLLSLHSPTEQASQVEQMLVREIVRHGEEIIFENIETEDGGTVSLNVAQYVNFDLTQDGLSFALPIHNQILAEAVEQSEKPDFKAESYFCNHADVQVSQLATRLAIDRHQLGGRFVLEPREGSLRQRVLHLVMDFRLNIVENRLKEIQRQLQQVGSDVEKMMKLLKEHKETKEIRDELAKRLGSDLVV